The nucleotide sequence GTGTTCCTGGAGGAGCCGAAGCTGGTCGGCGGCGAACAGATGGAGGCCTGGGCCGCGCAGTTCGACTCGTGGGCCCTGTGCGACGGGGCTTGCATCCACCTGTTCCGGCGCACGGCGCAGGCCTGGGACAAAGCCCTGGAATGGTGCGGGCGGGAAGATGAGTACGTGAAGCGGGCCGGATTCGCCCTGGCCGCCACGCTGGCGGTGAACGACAAGGCCGCGCCGGATGAGCGGTTCCTGCCGCTGCTGGAGGCGGTGGAGCGCGAGGCCGGCGACAGCCGCAACCTGGTGAAAAAAGCGGTCAACTGGGCCCTGCGCCAGATCGGCAAGCGCAACCTGGGCCTCAACAGCCAGGCGATTGCGGCGGCGCACCGGATTGCCTCCCAGGGCGGCGCCGCCGCGCGCTGGGTGGCGCACGACGCCCTGCGGGAGCTGACCGGACGCGCGGTCCAGGAGCGCCTGGGCAGCCGTCGCTGAAAATCTGGAACCCCGGGCGGCTGACAGCCGGTCAGACTGACAGGCTGCCCCCAAGTCGCGCAGCCGGACCGATCTGACAGGCCAACCCGGAGCAAGGAGCGTTCAGATGGTGGAGACAGTTGTTGCGGCTCTCAGGCGCGCGGCCCAGGTGGTGTTCAAGAACCTCTGGCTGCTCGTTTTCGAGGTGATCACCTCTCTTTCGGCCCCCGTGCTGATGGGCGGCGGGATGCTGCTGCCGATGCTGTTCTGGTGGCTGACCCACGGCATGCCCTCGCCGGCTGTGCTGGCGCAGGACCCGCTGGGGTTCCTGGTCGAGAACTGGAGCCTGGTGCTCTGGGCGTTCCTGGGCTGGAGTGTCGGGGCCTGCCTTTACCTGTTCATCTGGCTGTACTACACCGCCGGGCTGACCGGGGTGATCGCCGCCTCGTGCGGGAAATCGGCTGAGGGCAAAGTCCAGCCGGTGGAGCTGGCCCGGTTCTGGAAGTCGGGGAAGATCGGGCTGGGAACAGGCAGCGGGGTCGCCTCCCTGGCCGCCCTGATCACCCTGCCGCCGCTGGCGCCGCTGGTCTATCTGGCCGTGCGACTGATCTGCCACCCGCCGTCGTTGGGAGAAGCCAGCTGGCGCGGAGTTCTGGCGCTGATCCTTAAAGTCGGTATCCCCATGGCAATGAGCGCCCTGGCTTTCGCGGTCCTGTCCTGGGCGGCGCTGGTCTGGTACCGCTACGCCCTGTGTTTCGCCGTGCTGCACGGCCGTAAGGCCTCCGAGTCGCTGCGTGTGGCGCTGCGCTTTTTCCGGGTCCACCTGAAACCGGTGCTGGGTCTGGCCGTGGCCTCGCTCGTGATCAACCTATTGACCAGCCTGACTTTAGCCCAGTTCGGGTTTTTCACCCAGCGGCTCACTGCCCTGAACAATAACCTGATTATGCTGGTGAGTCTTCTCACCCTGCCGGTGGGCTGGATTTTCGGGATATTCATGAACATCTGGCTGCACTCGGCGGTGGTGACACTGTTCCTGGAGCGGGAGAGCAAGGCTTGAGCGAGCGCAAACCGCGCCTGGGGCTGATCAGCCTGGGCTGCGCCAAAAACCAGGTGGACAGCGAGTGCATGAGCGCGGACCTGGAGCGCGCCGGGTTCGAGCTGACCGAGGACCTGAGCGAGGCCGAGGCCGTGGTGGTCAACACCTGCGGCTTCATCCGCCCGGCCAAGGAGGAGTCGATCGAGACGATCCTCCAGGCGGCGCGTCTGAAAGAGGAGGGCAGTCTGCGCGTGCTGGCGGTGGTGGGCTGCCTGGCCCAGCGCTACAGCAAGGAACTGCGCGCCGAGCTGCCGGAGGTGGACATATTCCTGGGGGTGGGTGAGTCCCAGGCCGGGCTTCCCGCGGCCCTGCGCCGCGCCCTGGGCCTTGCGGGCGGCATGCGCTGCGAAGCCACCGACTTTCCCCTGCGCCGGGTGGAGACAGTCACCCACGGCTGGGCCTACCTGAAAATATCGGAGGGCTGCGACAACGGCTGCGCCTACTGCGCGATCCCGCTGATACGCGGCCCCCGGGTGAGCCGCCCGCTGCGGGAACTGACCGAGGAGGCGCGCTGGCTGGAGGGTCTGGGGGTGCGGGAGCTGAACCTGATCGCCCAGGACGTGACCGGCTGGGGCGCCGAGCGCGGCGAGCACCTGACCGACCTTCTGGCAGCCCTGCTGAAAGAGACCTCGATCCCCTGGCTGCGCCTTCTGTACGCCCATCCGGCGCATATCGACAGCCGCCTGCTGGAGTTCATGGCCGCCAATCCGCGCGTGCTGCCCTATCTCGACCTGCCGATCCAGCATGTCAGCGACCGGGTGCTGGCCGCGATGGGCCGCCCGCTGACCGGCGCCAGTATGCGTGAGCTGCTCGCGCAGACTCGAAGCATCCTGGGGCGGCCGGTGCTGCGCACCACCGTGCTGCTGGGGTTCCCGGGCGAGCGCAGGCGGGATTTCGAGGAACTGCTGGAGTTCGTGGCCGAGGCGCGGTTCGACCGCCTGGGCGGGTTCATCTACTCGGCCGAGGAGGGCACCCCGGCCGCCGCGCTTCGCGAGACAGTCAGCCGGGCGGAGAAGGAGCGCCGCCTGGAGGCCGTGCTCGACCTTCAGCGCTCGATCAGCGCCGAGCTGCAGCAGGAGCGGGTGGGACAGACTCTGGAGGTGCTGGTGGAGCAGCCCGCCCCGCCCGCCGAGCGACCCGCCCCGGAGTACAAGTGGCTGGGCCGCAGCCGGGCCCACGCGCCCGAGGTGGACGGCTGGGTCTACCTGAGCCGGGGCCGTCCGCACCCGGGGCAGATCGTGCAGGCCCGGGTGATCGACAGCGGTGACTACGACCTGTTCGCTGAGGTGCGGCCGCAGTGAGCGGGGCGGGCGGGATTTTTATCGTAGGGGCACGGCATGCCGTGCCCGAAAGCTTTTTTGTTCTCTTGTTTACGGCCAAGAGAACCAGAAGCCATGGGGGGCCGTAAACTCGCACCGGCCTTTGTGATATTGGCGCCAATGGTGTGCGCAGAGCTTCTTCACGCTGCCGATGCAGCCGGGCGGCGCTGCCGCGCAATCGCCCGCCGGGTTTCGAGATTCCTAATGGCTTAGGTGTGCTCGGGGTGGTTACTTCGCTCCCCCGGCGAGGCTCAGACATACGGCCCCCGGGCGGCCCGAGGGGCCGCTTCGGGAACGTACCTTTAGGAAAACACCCAAGGCTTGTTCGGGCACGGCATGCCGTGCCCGGAAAGCAACAGCTTTTAGGATAATAGACTCTGTAGGGGCAGGCCCCTGTGCCTGCCCTGGGGATGTGGGCGGCCACAGGGGGCCGCCCCTACGGCAGCCTGGAAAAGCCCTCACCGCAGGGCGAAATCAGGAGAAAAGCTGAAAATATTTAAACACCGGGCGTGCCTTTATCCTTGCCGAAACGGACGGAATTGGACA is from bacterium and encodes:
- a CDS encoding DNA alkylation repair protein; its protein translation is VFLEEPKLVGGEQMEAWAAQFDSWALCDGACIHLFRRTAQAWDKALEWCGREDEYVKRAGFALAATLAVNDKAAPDERFLPLLEAVEREAGDSRNLVKKAVNWALRQIGKRNLGLNSQAIAAAHRIASQGGAAARWVAHDALRELTGRAVQERLGSRR
- the rimO gene encoding 30S ribosomal protein S12 methylthiotransferase RimO; this encodes MSERKPRLGLISLGCAKNQVDSECMSADLERAGFELTEDLSEAEAVVVNTCGFIRPAKEESIETILQAARLKEEGSLRVLAVVGCLAQRYSKELRAELPEVDIFLGVGESQAGLPAALRRALGLAGGMRCEATDFPLRRVETVTHGWAYLKISEGCDNGCAYCAIPLIRGPRVSRPLRELTEEARWLEGLGVRELNLIAQDVTGWGAERGEHLTDLLAALLKETSIPWLRLLYAHPAHIDSRLLEFMAANPRVLPYLDLPIQHVSDRVLAAMGRPLTGASMRELLAQTRSILGRPVLRTTVLLGFPGERRRDFEELLEFVAEARFDRLGGFIYSAEEGTPAAALRETVSRAEKERRLEAVLDLQRSISAELQQERVGQTLEVLVEQPAPPAERPAPEYKWLGRSRAHAPEVDGWVYLSRGRPHPGQIVQARVIDSGDYDLFAEVRPQ